From Aerosticca soli, a single genomic window includes:
- a CDS encoding family 16 glycosylhydrolase — protein MLCLGLALSVTGVAGAEIPRPPGWTPVLVDDFDGPAGSAPSAERWRVDLGHGYPGGPPNWGTQEIQRYTADPANLALDGEGHLLISPQRGPDGEWTSARIESVRDDFLAPAGGMLRIEARILMPGVSGQAALGYWPAFWALGRSYRETGAWPAAGEFDIMESVNGLDSVWGILHCDVNPGGACGEPHGIGASRACPGTPCPGHFHVYTFEWDRSVTPEELRWYVDGQLLNRIVQTQLPAATWRALTDQGGFFLLLNVAIGGGFSFAMAGWISTPTPATEPGHPMAVDYVAVWTRPGPAAQPARSTRP, from the coding sequence ATGCTCTGCCTGGGGCTTGCGCTCAGCGTCACGGGCGTGGCGGGGGCCGAGATTCCCAGGCCGCCGGGATGGACGCCGGTCCTCGTCGATGATTTCGACGGGCCGGCCGGCAGCGCGCCGTCGGCCGAACGCTGGCGCGTGGATCTGGGGCACGGCTATCCCGGCGGGCCGCCCAACTGGGGAACACAGGAGATCCAGCGCTACACCGCCGATCCGGCCAACCTCGCCCTGGACGGCGAAGGCCATCTGCTGATCTCGCCGCAGCGCGGTCCAGACGGCGAATGGACCTCGGCGCGCATCGAGAGCGTGCGGGACGATTTCCTCGCGCCGGCCGGCGGCATGCTGCGCATCGAGGCGCGGATCCTCATGCCCGGCGTCAGCGGCCAGGCCGCGCTCGGCTATTGGCCGGCCTTCTGGGCGCTGGGGCGCAGCTACCGCGAAACCGGCGCATGGCCGGCCGCCGGGGAGTTCGACATCATGGAAAGCGTCAACGGCTTAGACAGCGTGTGGGGCATCCTGCACTGCGACGTCAATCCCGGCGGCGCCTGCGGCGAGCCGCACGGCATCGGCGCCAGTCGTGCCTGTCCCGGCACGCCGTGCCCCGGGCATTTCCACGTCTACACCTTCGAGTGGGATCGCTCGGTGACGCCCGAGGAACTGCGCTGGTACGTCGACGGGCAGCTGCTGAACCGCATCGTGCAAACCCAGTTGCCGGCTGCGACCTGGCGGGCATTGACCGACCAGGGCGGCTTCTTTTTGCTGCTCAACGTCGCCATCGGCGGCGGCTTTTCCTTCGCCATGGCCGGCTGGATCTCCACGCCGACGCCTGCCACCGAGCCCGGTCATCCGATGGCGGTGGACTACGTGGCGGTATGGACACGGCCGGGACCGGCCGCTCAGCCGGCGCGCAGCACCCGGCCGTAG
- the hemE gene encoding uroporphyrinogen decarboxylase, producing MAAETDRPLLNDRFLRALRREPTDTTPVWVMRQAGRYLPEYRAVRARAGSFMALAKTPELACEVTLQPLRRFPLDAAILFSDILTVPDAMGLGLSFAQGEGPRFAHPLRRREDILRLAVPDMDGELRYVMDAVRLIRRELAGRVPLIGFSGSPWTLACYMVEGAGSRDFAAAKALCWNDPALAHRLLDVLARSVAAYLAAQAAAGAQALMVFDTWGGLLAPAAFREFSLRAMAQVVALLADDAQARSLPVILFSKGAGQHLAALADTGCAALGVDWTLDLADARRAVADRVALQGNLDPTVLKAAPAVIREQVRTVMDSYGPPIGHVFNLGHGITPDVDPEHVAVLVDEVHAYGRVLRAG from the coding sequence ATGGCCGCTGAAACCGATCGCCCGCTTCTGAACGACCGCTTCCTGCGCGCCCTGCGCCGCGAACCCACCGATACCACGCCAGTCTGGGTGATGCGCCAAGCCGGGCGTTATCTGCCCGAATACCGCGCCGTCCGCGCGCGCGCCGGCAGCTTCATGGCGCTGGCCAAGACGCCCGAACTCGCCTGCGAGGTCACCCTGCAGCCGCTGCGCCGCTTTCCGCTGGATGCGGCGATCCTGTTTTCCGACATCCTCACCGTGCCCGACGCGATGGGGCTCGGCCTGTCCTTCGCCCAGGGCGAAGGGCCGCGTTTCGCCCATCCGCTGCGCCGGCGCGAGGACATCCTGCGCCTCGCCGTGCCGGACATGGACGGCGAACTGCGCTACGTGATGGACGCGGTGCGACTGATCCGCCGCGAGCTCGCCGGGCGCGTGCCGCTGATCGGCTTTTCCGGCAGCCCGTGGACGCTGGCCTGCTACATGGTCGAGGGTGCGGGCTCGCGCGATTTCGCCGCCGCCAAGGCGTTGTGCTGGAACGATCCGGCACTGGCGCATCGTCTGCTCGACGTGCTGGCGCGCAGCGTGGCCGCCTATCTCGCCGCCCAGGCCGCAGCCGGCGCGCAGGCGCTGATGGTGTTCGACACCTGGGGCGGCCTGCTCGCGCCCGCGGCGTTCCGCGAGTTCTCGCTGCGCGCGATGGCCCAGGTCGTCGCCCTGCTCGCCGACGATGCGCAGGCGCGGTCCTTGCCGGTGATCCTGTTTTCCAAGGGCGCCGGACAGCATCTGGCCGCGCTGGCCGACACCGGCTGCGCGGCGCTCGGCGTGGACTGGACGCTCGACCTGGCCGACGCCCGCCGCGCAGTGGCCGACCGCGTCGCGCTGCAGGGCAACCTGGATCCGACCGTGCTCAAGGCTGCGCCGGCGGTGATCCGCGAACAGGTGCGCACGGTGATGGACAGCTACGGCCCGCCGATCGGCCATGTCTTCAATCTGGGGCACGGCATCACCCCGGACGTCGATCCCGAGCACGTGGCCGTGCTGGTGGACGAGGTGCACGCCTACGGCCGGGTGCTGCGCGCCGGCTGA
- a CDS encoding WGR domain-containing protein: MRLYLQTLPASAEAPRYVQIILEQDLLGGWTLYRESGVQGGKATLRREQFLERDAAIAAFEKARDAQLKRGYRLMFAQGMDGPHGR; the protein is encoded by the coding sequence ATGCGTCTTTACCTGCAAACCCTGCCTGCATCGGCCGAAGCGCCTCGCTACGTGCAGATCATCCTCGAACAGGATCTTCTGGGCGGCTGGACGCTGTACCGCGAATCGGGCGTCCAGGGCGGCAAGGCGACATTGCGACGCGAACAGTTTCTGGAACGCGATGCGGCGATCGCCGCCTTCGAAAAGGCCCGCGACGCCCAGCTCAAGCGCGGCTACCGGTTGATGTTCGCCCAGGGGATGGACGGTCCGCATGGCCGCTGA
- the lpxA gene encoding acyl-ACP--UDP-N-acetylglucosamine O-acyltransferase — protein MIHPTAQIDPSARIAPDVDIGAYCVIGAEVEIGPGCVIGPHATIQGPTRIGRDNRISQFAALGGDPQDKKWQGERTELVIGDRNVFREFVTVHRGTGQGGGLTRIGDDNWLLAYVHIAHDCRIGNHTVFSNYSALAGHVEIGDWVILSGYSGVHQFCKVGAHAFIGMGCLVGADVPPYVMMANEQHGRPRGINSEGLKRRGFDGERIAAIKRAYRTLYMAGLPLAEARAQLEAQANGNEDIRALLDFIERSERALAR, from the coding sequence ATGATCCATCCGACCGCGCAGATCGATCCTTCCGCCAGGATCGCACCGGACGTCGACATCGGCGCCTACTGCGTGATCGGCGCCGAGGTGGAGATCGGCCCGGGCTGCGTGATCGGACCGCACGCGACGATCCAGGGGCCGACCCGGATCGGCCGCGACAACCGCATCAGCCAGTTCGCCGCGCTCGGCGGCGATCCGCAGGACAAGAAATGGCAGGGCGAGCGCACCGAGCTCGTCATCGGCGATCGCAACGTGTTCCGCGAGTTCGTCACCGTGCACCGCGGCACCGGCCAAGGTGGCGGCCTGACCCGCATCGGCGACGACAACTGGCTGCTCGCCTACGTGCACATCGCGCACGATTGCAGGATCGGCAACCACACGGTGTTCTCCAATTACTCGGCGCTGGCCGGGCACGTGGAGATCGGCGACTGGGTGATCCTCTCCGGCTATTCGGGCGTGCACCAGTTCTGCAAGGTCGGCGCGCACGCCTTCATCGGCATGGGCTGCCTGGTCGGCGCCGACGTACCGCCCTACGTGATGATGGCCAATGAACAACATGGCCGGCCACGCGGCATCAACAGCGAGGGGTTGAAACGGCGCGGCTTCGATGGCGAGCGCATCGCCGCGATCAAGCGCGCCTACCGCACGCTGTACATGGCCGGCCTGCCGCTGGCCGAAGCCCGCGCCCAGCTGGAAGCCCAGGCAAACGGCAACGAGGACATCCGCGCCCTGCTCGATTTCATCGAGCGCAGCGAGCGTGCGTTGGCCCGCTGA
- the fabZ gene encoding 3-hydroxyacyl-ACP dehydratase FabZ, whose amino-acid sequence MHDKDFPLPVNVEQIQALLPHRYPFLLVDRVIELVPDERVVALKNVTINEPFFGGHFPGHPVMPGVLIVEAMAQAAGLLTQISRRIKGDHGSPLFYLAKVDNARFNAPVVPGDQLRLEVALKRLMRGMGLFVARSVVEGKEVASCELMCAARSGK is encoded by the coding sequence ATGCATGACAAGGATTTTCCATTGCCGGTGAACGTGGAGCAGATCCAGGCGCTGCTGCCGCATCGCTATCCGTTCCTGCTGGTCGACCGGGTGATCGAACTGGTGCCGGACGAGCGCGTGGTGGCGCTCAAGAACGTCACCATCAACGAGCCCTTCTTCGGCGGCCATTTTCCCGGCCACCCGGTGATGCCGGGCGTGTTGATCGTCGAGGCGATGGCGCAGGCGGCCGGATTGCTGACCCAGATCTCGCGGCGCATCAAAGGTGATCACGGCAGCCCCTTGTTCTACCTGGCCAAGGTCGACAACGCCCGTTTCAACGCACCGGTGGTGCCGGGGGACCAGTTGCGCCTGGAGGTTGCGCTGAAACGGCTGATGCGCGGCATGGGCCTGTTCGTCGCCCGCAGCGTGGTCGAAGGCAAGGAAGTGGCCAGTTGCGAACTCATGTGCGCGGCGCGGAGCGGCAAATGA
- the lpxD gene encoding UDP-3-O-(3-hydroxymyristoyl)glucosamine N-acyltransferase, translating into MDRTQYTLAELAERFALALHGDGSRVIDGVGTLAHAGPRQLSFLASGKYAAQLKDTRAGAVILGAQDLPDCPTAALVADDPYLAYAKIARLFEHRPAARPGIHPSAVVAAGARIAEGASIGPFVVVEDGAVVEDGVEIGPHCIVGRDCVVGAQSRLVARVTLVERVTLGKRVLVHPGAVIGSDGFGLAFERDHWVKIPQLGGVRIGDDCEIGANTTIDRGALEDTVLEEDVRLDNQIQIAHNVHVGAHTAMAGCAAVAGSARIGRYCMIGGDAGVLGHLELADRVTITAKSLVTHSIREPGEYSSGTPLQDNRSWRRNAARFKHLDEFARRLAALEKGRDHA; encoded by the coding sequence ATGGATCGCACGCAGTACACACTGGCGGAGCTTGCCGAACGCTTCGCCCTCGCACTGCACGGCGACGGCAGTCGCGTGATCGACGGAGTCGGCACGCTGGCCCACGCCGGGCCGCGCCAGTTGAGTTTTCTGGCCAGCGGCAAATATGCGGCGCAGCTCAAGGACACCCGTGCCGGCGCGGTGATCCTTGGCGCGCAGGACCTGCCCGACTGCCCCACCGCGGCCCTGGTCGCGGACGACCCTTATCTCGCCTACGCCAAAATCGCGCGACTGTTCGAGCATCGTCCCGCCGCCAGGCCAGGCATCCATCCGAGTGCGGTAGTGGCCGCGGGCGCGCGCATCGCCGAGGGCGCCAGCATCGGCCCCTTCGTGGTCGTCGAGGACGGCGCGGTGGTCGAGGACGGCGTCGAGATCGGGCCGCACTGCATCGTCGGTCGTGACTGCGTGGTCGGTGCGCAATCGCGCCTGGTCGCGCGGGTGACCCTGGTCGAGCGGGTGACGCTCGGCAAGCGCGTGCTGGTCCATCCGGGCGCGGTGATCGGTTCGGACGGCTTCGGCCTTGCTTTCGAGCGCGACCACTGGGTGAAGATTCCGCAGCTCGGCGGCGTGCGCATCGGCGATGACTGCGAGATCGGCGCCAACACCACCATCGACCGCGGCGCGCTCGAGGACACCGTGCTCGAGGAGGACGTGCGCCTGGACAACCAGATCCAGATCGCCCACAACGTGCACGTCGGCGCGCACACCGCCATGGCCGGCTGCGCGGCGGTGGCCGGCAGCGCGAGGATCGGCCGCTACTGCATGATCGGCGGCGATGCCGGCGTGCTCGGCCATCTGGAGCTCGCCGACCGGGTTACCATTACCGCCAAGAGCCTGGTGACGCATTCGATTCGCGAGCCCGGCGAATATTCCTCGGGCACGCCGCTGCAGGACAACCGCAGCTGGCGCAGGAACGCCGCCCGGTTCAAGCATCTGGACGAATTCGCGCGCCGCCTGGCGGCGCTGGAGAAAGGCCGCGACCATGCATGA
- the bamA gene encoding outer membrane protein assembly factor BamA, producing MKRIAALILLASLSAKAMAFEPFVVTDIRIEGLSRISAGTVYNYLPVNKGDQLTKEAAQRAIRALYQTKFFSDVELEREGGILVVKVVERPAIAKLTLRGNKDIKEDDLRKGLKEIGLSEGETFDRLSLDRVQQELIRQYYNRGKYNVSVNPHVTYLDRNRVAVEIEIREGKVAKIKQLNIVGNRAFDDKEIRKDFESDTTNWLSWYSKDDQYSREKLSGDLEKLQSFYMNRGYADFAIDSTQVTIAPDKREMYIAASVKEGEIYTVSDVHLLGELILPEDTLRKLVFIHTGDTFNRAAIEGSSNAIKGLLANIGYAYAKVTSIPKLDKEKRTVDLTLYVEPGKRVYVRRIVFQGNTRTEDDVLRREMRQFEGSYYNQAALDRSKIRLQQKGYFKKVDIDKQLVPGTEDKVDVTVKVEEQSAGSLMFGIGYSQYSGIILSASVSQNNFLGTGDSFSLGAEKSDYYTRITGSYYNPYLTDNGVGIGYNATYTKTDYGNTDFANYETSLKSFSSYLGVPITDFSNIRLGLGLSSNKITSYEGYTPEVLIDYQRALGHYTEHAWTGTLGWNRDTRNSYWAATRGGLMSANVDVALPGSTVQYWKLYTEANHYWPIGGGFVLYLDGQVGIGKTYGNQTYDETWGPYKAGDKVDFPFWQNYYGGGVRDVRGFQDNTLGPRLCAGVDANGNPIQADKRGYCNGSYYNYAQPVGGAFKVLGTAQVFLPLPFLKDINTARVSVFVDVGNVYKDYNSFEAKDLRASAGIALQWQAPIGPLIISFATPFRDKPDDKHYEERIQFTFGSQF from the coding sequence ATGAAGCGTATCGCCGCCCTGATCCTGCTCGCCTCGCTCTCTGCCAAGGCCATGGCCTTCGAGCCTTTCGTCGTCACCGACATCCGCATCGAGGGCCTGAGCCGCATCTCCGCCGGCACGGTCTACAACTACCTGCCCGTCAACAAGGGTGACCAGCTGACCAAGGAAGCGGCGCAGCGGGCGATCCGCGCGCTCTACCAGACCAAGTTCTTCAGCGACGTCGAGCTCGAGCGCGAGGGCGGCATCCTGGTGGTCAAGGTGGTCGAGCGGCCCGCCATCGCCAAGCTCACCCTGCGCGGCAACAAGGACATCAAGGAAGACGACCTGCGCAAGGGTCTCAAGGAGATCGGCCTTTCCGAGGGCGAGACTTTCGACCGCCTGTCGCTGGACCGCGTGCAGCAGGAGCTCATCCGCCAGTACTACAACCGCGGCAAGTACAACGTCTCGGTGAACCCGCACGTGACCTATCTCGACCGCAACCGCGTCGCGGTCGAGATCGAGATCCGCGAGGGCAAGGTCGCCAAGATCAAGCAGCTCAACATCGTCGGCAACCGCGCCTTCGACGACAAGGAGATCCGCAAGGATTTCGAGTCGGACACCACCAACTGGCTGTCCTGGTATTCCAAGGACGACCAGTACTCGCGCGAGAAGCTTTCCGGCGACCTGGAAAAGTTGCAGTCGTTCTACATGAACCGCGGCTATGCCGACTTCGCCATCGACTCGACGCAGGTGACCATCGCCCCGGACAAGCGCGAGATGTACATCGCCGCCTCGGTCAAGGAGGGCGAGATCTACACCGTCTCCGATGTCCACCTGCTCGGCGAGCTGATCCTGCCCGAGGACACCCTGCGCAAGCTGGTCTTCATCCATACCGGCGACACCTTCAACCGCGCCGCCATCGAGGGCAGCAGCAACGCCATCAAGGGCCTCCTGGCCAACATCGGCTACGCCTACGCCAAGGTCACCTCGATCCCGAAGCTCGACAAGGAAAAACGCACCGTCGACCTCACCCTCTACGTGGAGCCCGGCAAGCGCGTTTACGTGCGCCGCATCGTGTTCCAGGGCAACACGCGCACCGAGGACGACGTGCTGCGCCGCGAGATGCGCCAGTTCGAGGGCTCCTACTACAACCAGGCCGCGCTCGACCGCTCCAAGATCCGCCTGCAGCAGAAGGGCTATTTCAAGAAGGTCGACATCGACAAGCAGCTGGTGCCCGGCACCGAAGACAAGGTGGACGTCACCGTCAAGGTCGAGGAACAATCGGCCGGCAGCCTGATGTTCGGCATTGGCTATTCGCAGTATTCGGGCATCATCCTGTCCGCCTCGGTGTCGCAGAACAACTTCCTCGGCACCGGCGACAGCTTCAGCCTGGGCGCGGAAAAGAGCGACTACTACACGCGCATCACCGGCAGCTACTACAACCCCTACCTGACCGACAACGGCGTCGGCATCGGCTACAACGCCACCTACACCAAGACCGACTACGGCAACACGGATTTCGCCAACTACGAGACCAGCCTGAAGTCGTTCTCCAGCTACCTGGGCGTGCCGATCACCGACTTCAGCAACATCCGCCTGGGCCTGGGCCTGTCCAGCAATAAGATCACTTCCTACGAGGGCTACACGCCGGAGGTCTTGATCGACTACCAGCGCGCGCTCGGCCATTACACCGAACACGCCTGGACCGGCACGCTGGGCTGGAACCGCGACACTCGCAACAGCTACTGGGCGGCCACTCGCGGCGGCTTGATGTCGGCCAACGTGGACGTGGCCCTGCCCGGCTCGACCGTGCAGTACTGGAAGCTCTACACCGAGGCCAACCACTACTGGCCGATCGGCGGCGGCTTCGTGCTGTACCTGGATGGCCAGGTCGGCATCGGCAAGACCTACGGCAACCAGACCTACGACGAGACCTGGGGGCCGTACAAGGCCGGCGACAAGGTCGACTTTCCGTTCTGGCAGAACTATTACGGCGGCGGCGTGCGCGACGTGCGCGGCTTCCAGGACAACACCCTGGGTCCGCGCCTGTGTGCCGGCGTGGATGCCAACGGCAACCCGATCCAGGCGGACAAGCGCGGCTACTGCAACGGCAGCTATTACAACTACGCCCAGCCAGTCGGCGGCGCGTTCAAGGTGCTGGGCACGGCGCAGGTGTTCCTGCCGCTGCCGTTCCTCAAGGACATCAACACCGCGCGCGTCTCGGTGTTCGTCGATGTCGGCAACGTCTACAAGGACTACAACAGCTTCGAGGCCAAGGATCTGCGTGCTTCCGCCGGCATCGCCCTGCAATGGCAGGCGCCCATCGGCCCGCTGATCATCAGCTTCGCCACGCCGTTCCGCGACAAGCCCGACGACAAGCATTACGAAGAGCGCATCCAGTTCACCTTCGGCAGCCAGTTCTGA
- the rseP gene encoding RIP metalloprotease RseP produces the protein MTAFFGSVFWLLVTLGVLVTFHEFGHFWVARRCGVKVLRFSVGFGNAIWKRIGRDGTEYRIAAIPLGGYVKMLDAREGEVDPALADQEFTGKPVWQRIAIVAAGPGFNLIFTVLALWLMFVIGKPDAAPVVAAVPNSLAAQADIRDGDRVLRVDGKPVSTWSETYEAIANAMLGREPLPMHVRDPDGRERDVVLPLQRLPAGGSLDEYLPKLGLKLAPPPAVVAQVLPGKPAAAAGMQPGDRILAVNGQPVHDYEDFQRLVPAEAAKAPRLTLTIERGGHTLPLVVEARREALEGQPPNWIIGVAGAPREMAVLRYGPLRALPAALHSTWDHTRSTLAMLGKMLTGQASARNISGVIGIAQVANVSASMGPAWFLEFLAMVSLSLAILNLLPIPVLDGGHLLYYLIELVKGRPLSERAMALGQYVGLTLLLVLMGLAFYNDIHRLLPS, from the coding sequence ATGACTGCTTTTTTCGGTTCGGTGTTCTGGTTGCTGGTCACGCTGGGCGTGCTGGTGACCTTCCACGAGTTCGGCCATTTCTGGGTCGCCCGCCGCTGCGGCGTCAAGGTGCTGCGTTTCTCGGTGGGGTTCGGCAACGCGATCTGGAAACGCATCGGCCGCGACGGCACCGAATACCGCATCGCCGCGATCCCGCTCGGCGGCTATGTCAAGATGCTCGATGCGCGCGAGGGTGAGGTCGATCCCGCGCTGGCCGATCAGGAGTTCACCGGCAAGCCGGTCTGGCAGCGCATCGCCATCGTCGCCGCCGGTCCCGGCTTCAATCTCATCTTCACCGTGCTTGCGCTGTGGCTGATGTTCGTGATCGGCAAGCCCGACGCCGCACCGGTGGTCGCCGCCGTGCCGAACAGCCTGGCCGCCCAGGCCGACATCCGCGACGGCGACCGGGTGCTGCGGGTGGACGGCAAACCGGTCAGTACCTGGAGTGAGACTTACGAGGCGATCGCCAACGCCATGCTGGGTCGCGAGCCGCTGCCCATGCACGTGCGGGATCCCGATGGCCGCGAGCGCGACGTGGTGCTGCCGCTGCAACGCCTGCCGGCCGGCGGCAGCCTGGACGAATACCTACCCAAGCTAGGTCTCAAGCTCGCCCCACCGCCCGCCGTCGTGGCCCAGGTACTGCCCGGCAAACCCGCCGCCGCGGCCGGCATGCAGCCGGGCGACCGCATCCTCGCCGTCAACGGCCAGCCGGTGCACGACTACGAGGATTTCCAACGCCTGGTGCCGGCAGAGGCGGCCAAAGCGCCGCGGCTCACCCTCACCATCGAGCGTGGCGGCCACACCCTGCCGCTCGTCGTCGAGGCGCGCCGCGAGGCGCTGGAAGGCCAGCCGCCGAACTGGATCATCGGCGTGGCCGGGGCGCCGCGCGAGATGGCCGTGCTGCGCTACGGACCGCTGCGCGCGCTCCCGGCCGCGCTGCATTCGACCTGGGACCACACCCGCTCGACCCTGGCCATGCTCGGCAAGATGCTGACCGGGCAGGCTTCCGCACGCAATATCTCGGGGGTGATCGGCATCGCCCAGGTCGCCAATGTCTCGGCCAGCATGGGGCCGGCGTGGTTTCTTGAATTCCTGGCCATGGTGTCGCTGAGCCTGGCCATCCTCAACCTGCTCCCGATTCCGGTTTTGGACGGCGGCCACCTGCTGTACTACCTTATCGAGTTGGTCAAAGGCCGCCCGCTCAGCGAGCGCGCCATGGCCCTGGGCCAGTACGTGGGCCTCACCCTGCTGCTGGTGCTGATGGGGTTGGCTTTCTACAACGACATCCACCGTCTGCTGCCGTCCTGA
- a CDS encoding 1-deoxy-D-xylulose-5-phosphate reductoisomerase, whose protein sequence is MRKVAVLGATGSIGASTLDVIARHPARFRASVLSAHRNVEALVALCVRHRPELAVIADPTLAGILERRLAAAGVRCAIGAGETALVEAAAGALCDTVVAAIVGAAGLRSTLAAARAGKRLLLANKESVVMAGPLLLTALREGGGELIPIDSEHNAIFQCLPATRAPLGRSGVRRLILTASGGPFRGLTRTELAAVTPAQACKHPNWTMGRKISVDSATLMNKGLEVIEAHHLFGAAPETIEVLVHPQSLVHSLVEYADGSLLAQLGNPDMRTAIAHALAWPERIEAGVTPLDLAAAPPLAFETPDLTTFRCLALAFQALRAGGDAPAILNAANEVAVEAFLAGTLPFLGIAEVVEAVLAELPAQAVVDIDTLVERDRTAREAARRLLRGAC, encoded by the coding sequence TTGAGAAAGGTGGCCGTCCTCGGCGCGACCGGCTCGATCGGGGCCAGCACGCTCGACGTCATCGCCCGGCATCCAGCGCGCTTTCGTGCCAGCGTGCTGAGCGCGCACCGCAACGTGGAGGCGCTGGTCGCGCTGTGCGTCCGGCACCGCCCGGAGTTGGCCGTCATTGCCGATCCGACGCTGGCCGGCATCCTGGAACGCCGTCTGGCCGCCGCCGGCGTGCGTTGCGCGATCGGTGCCGGCGAGACGGCGCTCGTCGAGGCCGCCGCCGGTGCGCTGTGCGACACCGTGGTGGCGGCGATCGTCGGGGCGGCGGGCCTGCGCTCCACCCTGGCCGCGGCGCGGGCCGGCAAGCGCCTGCTGCTGGCCAACAAGGAATCGGTGGTGATGGCCGGCCCCCTGCTGCTCACCGCCCTGCGCGAAGGCGGCGGCGAGCTGATTCCGATCGATTCCGAGCACAATGCGATCTTCCAGTGCCTGCCGGCCACGCGCGCGCCGCTCGGGCGCAGCGGGGTGCGGCGGCTCATCCTCACCGCCTCGGGCGGCCCTTTCCGCGGTCTGACGCGCACCGAGCTGGCCGCGGTCACGCCCGCGCAGGCCTGCAAACACCCGAACTGGACCATGGGGCGCAAGATCTCGGTCGACTCGGCCACGCTGATGAACAAGGGCCTGGAAGTGATCGAGGCGCACCACCTGTTCGGCGCCGCGCCGGAGACGATCGAGGTACTGGTGCATCCGCAGAGCCTGGTGCATTCGCTGGTCGAATATGCCGACGGTTCGCTGCTCGCCCAGCTCGGCAATCCGGACATGCGCACCGCGATCGCCCACGCGCTGGCCTGGCCCGAACGGATCGAGGCCGGGGTGACGCCGCTGGACCTTGCCGCCGCGCCGCCGCTCGCCTTCGAGACGCCGGATCTGACCACCTTCCGCTGCCTGGCGCTGGCCTTCCAGGCGCTGCGTGCGGGCGGGGATGCGCCGGCCATCCTCAATGCAGCCAACGAGGTGGCGGTGGAAGCCTTCCTCGCCGGCACGCTGCCGTTCCTGGGCATCGCCGAGGTGGTCGAGGCGGTGCTTGCGGAACTGCCGGCGCAAGCCGTGGTCGATATCGACACGCTCGTCGAACGCGATCGCACGGCGCGCGAGGCCGCCCGCCGCCTGCTGCGCGGCGCTTGCTGA
- a CDS encoding phosphatidate cytidylyltransferase — translation MPQRLLTALLIAPLVVLLILFAPTWLFALAIAGIFLSGLWEWSRLAGMRNHPRRALLLAGAAALFAVLWIERGTPLWPVLIAAGALWWLIACCWLYRFAFAAAPTPENRNLKLVAGALAIVPAWMAAVAVHGSSPHGHAWTFLALAVVWAADSGAYYSGRRFGRRKLAPAISPGKTWAGVYGAFVAGAVVMLAGGWLLGVRDIRLAGLLLVAVCTVAASIVGDLFESLLKRHAQVKDSGTLFPGHGGMLDRLDSIFAAMPVFALGKWLLSL, via the coding sequence ATGCCACAGCGCCTTCTCACCGCCCTGCTCATCGCCCCGCTGGTGGTGCTGCTGATCCTGTTCGCGCCGACCTGGCTGTTTGCGCTGGCCATCGCCGGCATTTTCCTGAGCGGTCTGTGGGAGTGGAGCCGGTTGGCCGGCATGCGCAACCATCCCCGCCGGGCCCTGCTCCTGGCCGGCGCCGCCGCGCTGTTCGCCGTGTTATGGATCGAACGCGGCACCCCGCTCTGGCCGGTGCTGATCGCGGCGGGGGCGCTGTGGTGGCTCATTGCCTGCTGCTGGCTCTATCGCTTCGCCTTCGCGGCCGCGCCGACGCCGGAAAACCGCAACCTGAAGCTCGTGGCCGGCGCGTTGGCGATCGTGCCGGCCTGGATGGCGGCGGTGGCAGTGCACGGTTCCTCGCCGCATGGGCATGCATGGACCTTCCTCGCCCTGGCGGTGGTCTGGGCGGCCGACAGCGGTGCCTACTACAGCGGGCGGCGCTTCGGTCGGCGCAAGCTGGCGCCGGCGATCAGTCCCGGCAAGACCTGGGCCGGCGTCTACGGCGCCTTCGTCGCCGGTGCCGTCGTCATGCTGGCCGGCGGCTGGCTGCTCGGGGTACGCGACATCCGGCTCGCCGGCCTGCTGCTGGTCGCCGTCTGCACCGTGGCGGCGTCGATCGTCGGCGACCTCTTCGAAAGCCTGCTGAAGCGCCATGCCCAGGTGAAGGACTCGGGCACGCTGTTCCCCGGCCATGGCGGCATGCTCGACCGGCTGGACAGCATCTTCGCCGCGATGCCGGTGTTCGCCCTGGGCAAATGGCTGCTTTCCCTGTGA